From a single Ciconia boyciana chromosome 6, ASM3463844v1, whole genome shotgun sequence genomic region:
- the INF2 gene encoding inverted formin-2 isoform X5, giving the protein MSIKKEGAHKKWAALKEKLGPQETDQSEANLENAEPELCIRLLQMPSVVNYSGLKKRLENSDDAWMVQFLELCGLDLLLEALDRLSGRGVARISDALLQLTCINCVRAVMNSHKGIEYIVSNEGYVRKLFQALDTTNVMVKKQVFELLAALCIYSSDGHALALDALDHYKSVKNQQYRFSVIMNELSNTDNVPYMVTLLSAINAIILGKEELRTRTQIRNEFIGLQLLDILDKLR; this is encoded by the exons ATGTCAATCAAAAAGGAAGGTGCCCACAAGAAGTGGGCTGCCCTGAAGGAGAAACTTGGACCCCAGGAGACCGACCAGTCGGAGGCCAATCTAGAAAATGCAGAGCCAGAGCTGTGCATCCGTCTCCTGCAAATGCCGTCGGTGGTGAACTACTCTGGGCTGAAGAAGCGGCTGGAGAACAGCGACGATGCCTGGATGGTCCAGTTCCTGGAGCTGTGCGGGCTGGACCTCCTCCTGGAGGCCCTGGACAGGCTGTCCGGGCGAGGAGTGGCCAGGATTTCTGATGCCTTGCTTCAGCTCACCTGCATTAACTGTGTGCGAGCAGTCATGAATTCCCATAAAGGCATCGAATACATTGTGAGCAATGAGGGCTATGTCAGAAAACTCTTCCAAG cactTGACACAACTAATGTCATGGTCAAAAAGCAAGTATTTGAGCTCCTGGCTGCACTGTGCATTTACTCATCAGATGGCCACGCTTTGGCTTTGGATGCCCTGGACCATTATAAG AGTGTGAAGAACCAGCAGTATCGATTCAGCGTCATAATGAACGAGCTCTCCAACACAGATAATGTGCCATACATGGTGACACTGCTGAGTGCTATCAATGCCATCATACTGGGGAAAGAAGAGCTAAGAACAAGGACACAAATCAGAAACGAGTTCATAG GGCTTCAGCTGTTGGATATTTTAGACAAGCTAAGGTAA